From Suncus etruscus isolate mSunEtr1 chromosome 6, mSunEtr1.pri.cur, whole genome shotgun sequence, one genomic window encodes:
- the TMEM53 gene encoding transmembrane protein 53, giving the protein MASAELNYTIEIPEEPCRSQENSSNQGGKEAETRQPLVILLGWGGCTDKNLAKYSAIYHKRGCIVIRYTAPWHMVFFSESLGLPSLRVLAQKLLELLFDHEVDKEPLLFHVFSNAGAMLYRHVLELLHTHRRFCHLCVVGTIFDSGPGDSNLVGALRALEAILRRWPVMLRLLIQGAFTLVAVLFHILLAPLTALFHTHFYDRLLNSASRWPELYLYSRADKVVLARDVERMVEARQAHQVSVRSVDFVSSAHVSHLRDFPTHYTSLCVSFMRSCVHSGVPRSTPSPVPHK; this is encoded by the exons ATGGCCTCGGCTGAGCTGAACTACACCATCGAAATCCCGGAGGAGCCCTGCCGGAGTCAGG AGAACAGTTCCAACCAAGGAGGGAAGGAGGCTGAGACCCGGCAGCCTTTGGTGATTCTCTTGGGATGGGGCGGCTGCACGGACAAGAACCTTGCCAAGTACAGCGCCATCTACCACAAAAGG gGCTGCATCGTGATCCGCTACACTGCCCCCTGGCACATGGTCTTCTTCTCCGAGTCCCTGGGCCTCCCTTCGCTTCGTGTTTTGGCTCAGAAGCTCCTGGAGCTGCTCTTTGATCACGAGGTGGACAAGGAGCCCCTGCTCTTCCATGTCTTCAGCAATGCCGGCGCCATGCTGTATCGCCATGTGCTGGAGCTCCTGCACACCCACCGGCGCTTCTGCCACCTGTGTGTGGTGGGCACCATTTTTGACAGCGGGCCTGGTGACAGCAACCTTGTGGGGGCGCTGCGGGCCCTGGAAGCCATCTTGCGGCGCTGGCCGGTCATGCTGCGCCTGCTGATCCAGGGGGCCTTCACCCTGGTGGCAGTCCTGTTCCACATCCTGCTGGCTCCACTCACCGCCCTCTTCCACACTCACTTCTACGACAGGCTCCTCAACTCAGCCTCTCGCTGGCCCGAGCTCTACCTCTACTCCCGGGCTGACAAGGTGGTCCTGGCCAGGGATGTGGAGCGCATGGTTGAAGCACGCCAGGCACACCAGGTCTCTGTGCGTTCTGTGGACTTTGTGTCATCAGCCCATGTCAGTCACCTCCGCGACTTCCCCACGCACTACACCAGCCTCTGTGTCAGTTTCATGCGCAGCTGTGTCCATAGTGGGGTACCTCGCTCAACCCCCTCACCTGTACCCCATAAATAA